The DNA segment AACGTCTCGTTAATCTTTTCACGCGTTCTCATTATAAATCGGTTGTTTTTGATGATACTTTTGCGGTTGAAGTTTTTGACCGTTATTTAAAACAGCTTGATGCTTATCGTACAATTTTTTTGCAGAGTGATATAGATAACTTTAAAAAGTATGCGCTGTCGTTCAAGAAAGATTTCCGTCAGGGTCGTCTTGCACCTGCTTATGATATTTATACTGTGGGCTTACAACGTCGTTATGAACGATTTGCCTTTGCATTATCCTTACTTGACACTGAAATTAAATTCGATACAGATGACGAATATTATTTCGACACAGCTGAATCAGAATGGGCTAGAACGACAGCACAACTTGATGAACTATGGCGTCAGAAGGTTAAGTACGAAGCACTTAATTTAAAGTTAACCGGTAAAGACTGGCCCGAGATAAAAAAATTACTGCATAAGCGTTATGATACTGCAATCAAACGGTTAAAACAGACACAAAGTGAAGATGTTTTCCAAACATTGATGAACTCGTATGCACGGAGTATCGAGCCGCACACGTCCTACTTATCACCACGTAGTGCTGATCGTTTCAAAACAGAAATGAACCTTTCTTTAGAAGGTATTGGTGCTGTACTGCAAACTATTGATGATTACACCGTGATCCGCTCTTTAGTCGCTGGTGGACCGGCAGACGCAACAAAACAATTAAAAGCTGAAGATAAAATTGTTGGTGTCGCACAAGACGATCAAACAATTGTTGATATTGTCGGTTGGCGTCTAGATGATGTCGTTGATAAGATTAAGGGCCCTAAAGGTACCAAAGTACGTCTTGAGATTGTGCGTGGTGAAGGTGCAAGTGCCAAGCACAAAATTGTGGAAATAATTCGTGACAAAGTACGTCTAGAAGACCGAGCTGCAAAATCCAAAATTATTGATGTTAATGGTGAGAAGGTTGGTGTTATCGAAATTCCAAGCTTCTACGATGGTCTAACTAAAAATGTGCTTACTGAAATAACTAAGCTAAAAAAAGACCAGGTTAGCTCTATTATTATCGATTTACGTGATAATGGTGGCGGCGCTTTAAAAGAAGCAAACTTGCTTTCAGGATTATTCTTTGATTCAGGTCCAACTGTACAAGTGCGTGATGCCAGAGATAAAGTTAATGTATTAGAAGACCGTGATGGCAAAACTTACTACGATGGCCCGCTTGTCGTATTAGTTAACCGTTATAGTGCTTCTGCATCTGAAATTTTTGCCGCGGCATTACAAGATTATGGTCGAGCATTAGTTGTGGGAGAACAAACATTTGGTAAAGGTACTGTTCAGCAGCATAGAACCTTAGCGCGTTTATATGATCTATACGACAAACCTATTGGTAGTGTGCAGTATACGATCTCTAAATTTTACCGCATTAATGGTGGTAGTACTCAGCTACGCGGTGTGCTGCCTGATATTACCTTTCCATCGGCTGTAAAGCCAGAAGACACGGGTGAATCAATTGAAGAGAATGCATTGGCTTGGGATAAAATCCATAAGGCAAATTACCAGCAATCGCTGGCTCTGCAATCAATACTTAATAGTTTGACACTAAAACATAATAAACGTGTTGCAGTAAACCCTGAATTTAGTTATATCCAAGAAGATATTATTAAATATAAACAAGAACTTGATGTCAAAACCATTTCTTTAAAAGAATCTGTGCGTATGAAAGATCGTGAAAAGAACGAAGCAATTCGTTTAAATCGTTTAAATGAACGCTTAGAACGCAAGGCATTACCTGCGGTAAAATCGTTAGATGACAAACCTGAAGATTTTGAATTTGACGATGCATTCCTGTTAGAAACAGCCAACATAGCCATTGATTTAAGCAAATCTAGCTAAACCACTTCTATTTTTACTCCAAGTGCAGCGGGCAGCTGCACTTTTTTTTCTCTATTTTACGTCTCTATCCGTCGATAGATTAGGACTATAAATGACAATTACGCCTAATGCTAAGTATTTAAAAGACTATACAGCACCAAATTATTTTATTGATAATATCGATCTCGACTTTAATCTCGATGATCGTAAAACTAAAGTTGTTGCTATTAATAAAGTACGTCGTAGTGGTAGCCATAATGATCCGCTTATATTAGATGGTGTAGACCTAACGTTACTGGTAGTTTCTATCGATGGTCATCAAATTGATAATTACTTAGTTAAAGATAACCAACTGATCATTTCTGATTTACCTTCTGAATGTGTATTAATCATTGAGACCGAGATTAACCCTCTGGAAAACACCAGTTTAGAAGGCCTCTATAAATCAGCTGACGCATTCTGTACACAGTGTGAGTCTGAAGGTTTCCGCAAAATCACCTATTATCTCGACCGGCCAGATGTGCTGGCTGTTTTTAGCACCAAGATCACGGCTGATAAAGCAGCATTCCCATATTTATTATCTAATGGTAATTGTATTGATCGTGGTGAATTAGATAATGGCCGTCATTGGGTACAATGGCGTGACCCTTATCCGAAACCCGCGTATCTGTTTGCTTTGGTGGCGGGCGACTTTGATGTATTAAGCGATAATTACATGACGACGTCTGGGCGTGATGTGAAGCTAGAATTATTTGTAGATAAGGGCAACTTATCGCGTGGTCATCATGCTATTGAATCATTGAAAAAGTCAATGAAGTGGGATGAAGATCGTTTCGGTTTAGAATACGATCTGGATGTCTACATGATTGTTGCTGTTGATTTCTTCAACATGGGCGCAATGGAAAATAAAGGCCTTAACGTATTCAATTCTAAGTATGTATTAGCGGATGCGGCAAGTGCTACTGATGTTGATTACTTAGGTATTGAAGCGGTAATTGGTCATGAATATTTCCATAACTGGACGGGTAATCGCATTACTTGTCGAGATTGGTTCCAGTTAAGCCTAAAAGAAGGCTTAACTGTATTCAGGGACCAAGAATTCAGTTCTGATCTTGGGTCTCGTGCCGTTAATCGTATTCAAAACGTTAAAGTGTTACGTTCAGCACAATTCCCTGAAGATGCAGGCCCGATGGCACACCCAATTCGTCCGGCCTCAGTCATTGAAATGAATAACTTCTATACCGCGACTGTGTATAATAAAGGTGCTGAAGTTATTCGTATGATCCACACGTTATTAGGTGAAGCTAACTTCCGTGCGGGTATGGATCTATACTTTAAACGTCATGACGGACAAGCTGTTACTTGCGATGATTTTGTCGCATCCATGCAAGATGCATCAGGTATCGATCTGACACTCTTTAAGAATTGGTATTCGCAGTCGGGTACACCGCAAGTCACGGTTACTGATCATTACGATGCACAAAATAACACTTATACCTTATCAATGCAGCAGCATACCCCAAGTACTGCTGACCAAAAGGTAAAGCAAGTCCTACATATCCCCGTTGATATTGAATTACTTGACGAGCAGGGCAACAACATTGCTTTAACCTGTGAAGGTAAACCTGTTCATCATGTATTGAACCTTATCGAAAAACAGCAAGACTTTGTATTTGATAATGTCATGTCACCACCAGTACCCAGCCTATTTAGAGAGTTCTCCGCGCCGATTAAGCTTAATTATGCTTATACCAATGAACAACTGGCTATGCTAATGGTGCATGCAAGTAATGATTTTGCGCGTTGGGATGCTTCACAGTTATTAATTAATAAACATGTGATTGAAAATGTTGCACGTGTTGGTGATAAGCAGGAACTGGTATTGCCAGCCACATTTGGTCAAGCTTTTCGTGACTTAGTTGATAACGAACAGTTAGACCCAGCTTTAAAAGCAGAGATGCTCCAGTTCCCATCAACAAATAGCTTGATGGGTTTGTTTGATGAGGTCGATGTTGATGCTTTGTTAACAGTAACTGGTTTTATTAAGTCTCAAATTGCCGTAAATGTTGCGCCTTTATGTAGTGTTATTTATGCCAATATGCCAATACGAACTTATCAAATAGCGCACGATCATATTGCATTACGTTCATTAAAAAATGTATGTCTTGAGTATATGGCATTGGCGGATGTTACTGGTGTTAATGAATTGGTGTTAGGTCAATTTGAACAATCAGACAATATGACCGATACCATGGGCGCGATCAGTGCTGCCAATAAAGCTCAACTGCCTTGCTTTAAAACCATGATGTCTGCATTTGAAATAACTTGGTCGCATGATGGTTTAGTCATGGATAAATGGTTTGTGCAAATTGGCGTTAGTCCGAGTGAAAACTGTCTGACGGTTGTCAAAGAAACCCTAGAACATGGTAGCTTTTCTTTAGCTAATCCGAATCGAACACGTTCATTAATAGGTAGTTTTTCTGCGCTTAACACCAAAGCCTTCCATGCCATTGACGGTAGTGGTTATGTTTTTCTAACGGACATTCTGTGTAAACTGAACAGCAGTAATCCACAAGTTGCATCGCGATTAATCACGCCGCTTATTGAATTTAAGAAATTTGATTCAACACGCCAAGCATTAATGCAAGCACAATTGATCAGACTCAGTAAAATTGATGCTTTAGCAGCCGACTTATTTGAAAAAATAGATCGAGCTTTAGCTTAACCTTTTCCACTGAACAACTAATTTAACAGTAAGTTAACGTTTGTTTTTATAAAAAGTGGGTATTTTTAGCTTTTTTGGCGACATGTACCTACTTTGAGTAATTATGCAATGTTTTATTCTTAAAGACCTGTATATATCTTTCTATCTTGTTGCCTCTGTAGCATTTTTATTACAAATATTAATGTTAGAATGCCCGCTTGAAACTCCTCATAAGTTACTTTTTTAGCTAGACTTAATAAACCAAGATTTAAAGGATTGCTAGTATGTTGAATAAAACGCCTATTCCCGTGTTACTGGAAAACGTAATCAGCCTTGTAAAGACCAAAGTAGATGCGAAAAGCAATACTTTAGTCGAGCAGTTTGTTACTGCATTATATGCTGGAATGAGGCAAGAAGATCTCTCTTCGCGTAGTGATAGTGATCTGTATTGTGCTGCAATTAGTTTGTGGAACAGACTAAACAGCAGTAATAATAGCGGCCCTGATATTTGTGTTTACAATCCAGAAATCAGTCTTAATGGTTGGCAATCAACACATACGATTGTTGAAATTATTGTACCTGATTCACCTTTCTTGACTGAATCTGTAATGATGGCGTTATCTCGACTTGGCGTAATTTCACATTTGATGCTACATCAGCCAATTGCGTTGAAACGAGATGATAACGGTCGTGTAAACAAAATTCTAACAAATCTTAAGAATGCTAAAAATTACACCACTGAAACAGTATTTTTAATTGAAATCGATCGTCAAACAGAAAGCCGCAAATTAGATGCGATTAGTGCAGAGTTAAACTCTGTTTTAAATGAAGTTGCTTTAGCTGTAGGTGATTGGTCTCCAATGCAAGATAAATTAACCTCTGTCATTGAGATGTTATCTTCGCGACCTAAACAAAAAGGTATCGATTATTCTGATACGATTAAATTTTTAAAATGGTTGGGGGATCATAATTTCACTTTACTTGGTTACCGTCACTATGACATTGAACCGGTGAAGGGTGATTACGTGATTACACCGGATTGTGATTCAAGTTTGGGGATCATGAAGAACTCGGTAAATAATAAAGGTTATGGTTTATCTAATTTATCGACCGATGCAAGACGTGAAGTACTGTCACAAAATACGCTTCTCTTAACGAAGAGTGATGCTAAATCACGTGTACACAGACCGGCTAACATCGATTATGTCGGCATTAAACTATTTGATGAAAATAACAAGGTTATCGGTGAAGAGCGTTTCATTGGTTTGTATGCATCATCTATTTATAACAGTAGCGCAATTGATATTCCACTGATCAGTGACAAGATTAAACGTGTACTTATTGCGTCTGGCTATAATGCTGCAACGCACTCATATAAAGCGTTATTAAATATTTTAGAAACATACCCTCGTGATGAAATTATTCAATCTAGCGAAGCTGATATTTTGCATTGTGCGCTGGGTGTTTTAAATATGCAGGATCGTGACCAAGTTAAACTTTTTGTACGTAAAGATTTATTTGGTCGTTATTATTCTTGTATGGTATATGTTACTAAAGAGCGATACAACACACTATTACGTGAAAAAACGCAGCAAGTATTGGCTGACTACTTAGGCAGTGATAAAGAAGTAGAGTTTAATACTTATTTCTCTGAAGGTAATATGGCTAGAACACATTATCTTGTGCATGTTGATCAGAATGATAAAGAAATGAAAGTGAATATTTCCGATATTGAACAAAATATAACTGAAGCCGCTAAGTCTTGGAATGATAAATTTAAAACAGCGATTGTAAGCCACTATGGCGAAGAAAAAGGGCGTTATTTATCAGAGCGGTACGGGCATGCTTTCCCCCAGTCATACAAAGAGCATGTGCTACCAAACTCTGCTGTGGCAGATGTTATTAAACTAGAAAAATTATCGGCTGATCATAAACTTGAAATGATTTTCTATCGTGCGCAAGAAGAGCAGTATGACTCTAATCACGTACGCTTAAAGCTATTTCATAAAGATCATCCAATTCATTTATCCGATGTCTTACCTATGTTAGAAAACATGGGTCTGAAAGTACTGGGTGAAACTCCGTTTAAAGTGAAAACGGCTGACGGTACGGAATATTGGGTACTTGATTTCACTATGCTTTACACGGGTGAAAACGTACTAGATACGACAAAACGTAGTGCTGACTTTATGTCTACGTTCCATCAAGTATGGGAAAAGCGTTTAGAAAATGATGGTTTTAATAAATTAGTATTAAAGACTAATCTTGCTGGCCGTCAAATCTCAGTATTACGAGCTTACGCAAAATACATGCGTCAAATCGGTAACAATTTTAGTCAAACGTATATTGAAAATACACTGACGTCGTTACCTGAATTAGCGAATAGCTTGTATTGCTATTTCCATCAAAAATTTGCAATGGACCAAGGTGAAATTGATAGCTTAGACATCATCGCTAACTTTGAAACTAAACTTGAGGACGTTCATAATTTAGATGACGACCGTATTATTCGCCGTTTCATCGATTTAATTACGGCTACATCGCGTACTAACTTTTATCAAATTGATCCGAGTCTAAAAACAGCAGATCAAAGCAAAGCATATATATCGTTTAAATTTGAATCATCATTGATTCCGGATATGCCATTACCATTACCAAAATTTGAGGTGTTTGTATATTCACCACAAGTTGAAGGTGTTCATTTACGTGGTGGTAAAGTTGCCCGTGGTGGTTTACGTTGGTCAGATCGTCGCGAAGATTTCAGAACCGAAGTTCTTGGTCTTGTAAAAGCACAACAAGTTAAAAATACTGTCATCGTACCTGTGGGTGCAAAAGGCGGTTTTGTTTGTAAAGAAATTCAACCAAGCCATACTCGTGATGAAAT comes from the Moritella yayanosii genome and includes:
- the prc gene encoding carboxy terminal-processing peptidase; translated protein: MKKVLTRTFISASVLLATYAHAFEPAISIKELPTLKQEAQHSEASKRLVNLFTRSHYKSVVFDDTFAVEVFDRYLKQLDAYRTIFLQSDIDNFKKYALSFKKDFRQGRLAPAYDIYTVGLQRRYERFAFALSLLDTEIKFDTDDEYYFDTAESEWARTTAQLDELWRQKVKYEALNLKLTGKDWPEIKKLLHKRYDTAIKRLKQTQSEDVFQTLMNSYARSIEPHTSYLSPRSADRFKTEMNLSLEGIGAVLQTIDDYTVIRSLVAGGPADATKQLKAEDKIVGVAQDDQTIVDIVGWRLDDVVDKIKGPKGTKVRLEIVRGEGASAKHKIVEIIRDKVRLEDRAAKSKIIDVNGEKVGVIEIPSFYDGLTKNVLTEITKLKKDQVSSIIIDLRDNGGGALKEANLLSGLFFDSGPTVQVRDARDKVNVLEDRDGKTYYDGPLVVLVNRYSASASEIFAAALQDYGRALVVGEQTFGKGTVQQHRTLARLYDLYDKPIGSVQYTISKFYRINGGSTQLRGVLPDITFPSAVKPEDTGESIEENALAWDKIHKANYQQSLALQSILNSLTLKHNKRVAVNPEFSYIQEDIIKYKQELDVKTISLKESVRMKDREKNEAIRLNRLNERLERKALPAVKSLDDKPEDFEFDDAFLLETANIAIDLSKSS
- the pepN gene encoding aminopeptidase N, which gives rise to MTITPNAKYLKDYTAPNYFIDNIDLDFNLDDRKTKVVAINKVRRSGSHNDPLILDGVDLTLLVVSIDGHQIDNYLVKDNQLIISDLPSECVLIIETEINPLENTSLEGLYKSADAFCTQCESEGFRKITYYLDRPDVLAVFSTKITADKAAFPYLLSNGNCIDRGELDNGRHWVQWRDPYPKPAYLFALVAGDFDVLSDNYMTTSGRDVKLELFVDKGNLSRGHHAIESLKKSMKWDEDRFGLEYDLDVYMIVAVDFFNMGAMENKGLNVFNSKYVLADAASATDVDYLGIEAVIGHEYFHNWTGNRITCRDWFQLSLKEGLTVFRDQEFSSDLGSRAVNRIQNVKVLRSAQFPEDAGPMAHPIRPASVIEMNNFYTATVYNKGAEVIRMIHTLLGEANFRAGMDLYFKRHDGQAVTCDDFVASMQDASGIDLTLFKNWYSQSGTPQVTVTDHYDAQNNTYTLSMQQHTPSTADQKVKQVLHIPVDIELLDEQGNNIALTCEGKPVHHVLNLIEKQQDFVFDNVMSPPVPSLFREFSAPIKLNYAYTNEQLAMLMVHASNDFARWDASQLLINKHVIENVARVGDKQELVLPATFGQAFRDLVDNEQLDPALKAEMLQFPSTNSLMGLFDEVDVDALLTVTGFIKSQIAVNVAPLCSVIYANMPIRTYQIAHDHIALRSLKNVCLEYMALADVTGVNELVLGQFEQSDNMTDTMGAISAANKAQLPCFKTMMSAFEITWSHDGLVMDKWFVQIGVSPSENCLTVVKETLEHGSFSLANPNRTRSLIGSFSALNTKAFHAIDGSGYVFLTDILCKLNSSNPQVASRLITPLIEFKKFDSTRQALMQAQLIRLSKIDALAADLFEKIDRALA
- a CDS encoding NAD-glutamate dehydrogenase, with the translated sequence MLNKTPIPVLLENVISLVKTKVDAKSNTLVEQFVTALYAGMRQEDLSSRSDSDLYCAAISLWNRLNSSNNSGPDICVYNPEISLNGWQSTHTIVEIIVPDSPFLTESVMMALSRLGVISHLMLHQPIALKRDDNGRVNKILTNLKNAKNYTTETVFLIEIDRQTESRKLDAISAELNSVLNEVALAVGDWSPMQDKLTSVIEMLSSRPKQKGIDYSDTIKFLKWLGDHNFTLLGYRHYDIEPVKGDYVITPDCDSSLGIMKNSVNNKGYGLSNLSTDARREVLSQNTLLLTKSDAKSRVHRPANIDYVGIKLFDENNKVIGEERFIGLYASSIYNSSAIDIPLISDKIKRVLIASGYNAATHSYKALLNILETYPRDEIIQSSEADILHCALGVLNMQDRDQVKLFVRKDLFGRYYSCMVYVTKERYNTLLREKTQQVLADYLGSDKEVEFNTYFSEGNMARTHYLVHVDQNDKEMKVNISDIEQNITEAAKSWNDKFKTAIVSHYGEEKGRYLSERYGHAFPQSYKEHVLPNSAVADVIKLEKLSADHKLEMIFYRAQEEQYDSNHVRLKLFHKDHPIHLSDVLPMLENMGLKVLGETPFKVKTADGTEYWVLDFTMLYTGENVLDTTKRSADFMSTFHQVWEKRLENDGFNKLVLKTNLAGRQISVLRAYAKYMRQIGNNFSQTYIENTLTSLPELANSLYCYFHQKFAMDQGEIDSLDIIANFETKLEDVHNLDDDRIIRRFIDLITATSRTNFYQIDPSLKTADQSKAYISFKFESSLIPDMPLPLPKFEVFVYSPQVEGVHLRGGKVARGGLRWSDRREDFRTEVLGLVKAQQVKNTVIVPVGAKGGFVCKEIQPSHTRDEIFNIGKQCYRTFIRGLLDITDNIVDGELVHPQNVRFYDEDDSYLVVAADKGTATFSDIANEISAEYNFWLGDAFASGGSVGYDHKKMGITAKGAWESVKRHFREMGINCQEEEFTCIAIGDMAGDVFGNGMLLSKSTKLIAAFNHMHIFIDPTPDCATSFEERKRLFNLPRSSWSDYDRSIMSKGSGIFLRSAKAITLTSEIKKMLGTNVSLMTPTDLIKAILTSQADLLWNGGIGTYVKAITETNNDVGDRANDHVRINGNELNVKIVGEGGNLGCTQLGRIEYAKNGGRINSDFIDNVGGVDCSDNEVNIKILLNSIVSNGDLTRKQRNELLYSMTDEVSKIVLNNAYKQTLSVSVTQTRAPEQLKEQIRFMQLLERSGKLNRQLEFLPNEDELAERLAKNEGLTRPELSVLLAYAKMQLKEQLNCPEVYEDEFLSKLLITAFPELLQDRYKDQMQLHPLKNEIIATQLANEIINDMGLNFVGRMQDETGSTVVEIAKCFIISKNVIGMANMWDVVTGLDNKLDSETQLDMLFESRRYIRRATCWLVRYRDRNMSIADTIAFYKPIYDGMKENTAQVLVDADKEKQKKRIDDLVEKSVPSDIANEIIHQNTLFSTFDIADVCKQHQVPMSLVQHIFFALGNKLQLHDFMHQINLQPVANHWQALARSAFREELALQQRSLTSVVLSTCSSTGKCDIIIGEWLADHDALVIRWLQMLADFNMSSSHEFAKFSVVLRELNLLHLSCRNAS